A single region of the Amphiura filiformis chromosome 7, Afil_fr2py, whole genome shotgun sequence genome encodes:
- the LOC140156575 gene encoding histamine H4 receptor-like — MSTTGILLTVDSQSSTTQLATDSKELLGHQREPWVDILINVILWSLCAFTVIGNALVLIAFAVDSRVRSKVSNLYILNLSIADFIVGCMSIPLYNVYIHRGIWPFGEVVCKFWISMDFSACSVSVYGIVLISYDRFMLITKGLDYDKHQTKIKFLILAGTCWGVSIFRNALAYCGYDVWNESAVDYDIVCDSPLLSSVPYMTYECVISFFIPVTLTTYFNVTLYLDIRRRSRIVPGSRRTNTTNTTRPASILVEPAQTSTIGSGPHSSSDNLQDSSSPHHREGTRDIRKHRKAAVTLGLIVAVSTTCWAIYFSITITNAVFQADIGNALNVASYYVYYANSAINPLLYVATNPNIRRGIARILFLKRK, encoded by the coding sequence ATGTCGACTACTGGGATATTACTAACTGTCGACTCACAGTCTTCAACAACACAACTCGCCACTGACTCCAAAGAATTATTGGGACACCAGCGAGAACCATGGGTTGACATCTTAATCAACGTCATTCTGTGGAGTCTCTGCGCCTTTACCGTAATCGGGAACGCTCTAGTACTTATTGCATTTGCGGTGGACAGTCGTGTGAGATCGAAGGTGTCGAACTTGTATATTCTCAACTTAAGCATAGCTGATTTTATTGTCGGATGTATGTCAATACCACTTTATAACGTGTACATACATCGTGGAATTTGGCCTTTTGGAGAAGTGGTGTGTAAGTTTTGGATAAGTATGGATTTTTCTGCCTGTTCTGTGTCAGTCTATGGCATCGTACTGATCAGTTACGATCGTTTTATGTTAATCACCAAAGGACTCGATTATGATAAGCAtcagacaaaaataaaatttCTCATCTTGGCTGGAACATGTTGGGGTGTATCAATATTTAGAAATGCTTTAGCATACTGTGGATATGACGTATGGAACGAATCTGCCGTGGATTATGACATCGTCTGCGATAGTCCTCTTCTCTCTTCTGTGCCTTACATGACGTATGAGTGCGTCATATCATTCTTCATACCCGTCACACTGACCACTTATTTTAACGTAACTCTGTATTTAGACATAAGGCGGAGATCGCGAATTGTTCCAGGTTCACGACGTACAAATACAACAAATACAACAAGACCAGCATCCATATTAGTAGAACCAGCACAAACAAGTACCATAGGATCTGGACCTCATAGCAGCAGTGACAATCTTCAAGACAGCTCGTCTCCACATCACCGAGAAGGCACTAGGGATATCAGAAAACATCGCAAAGCAGCCGTAACTCTTGGTCTAATCGTGGCTGTTTCAACAACATGTTGGGCCATTTATTTCTCAATAACAATAACGAATGCCGTTTTCCAAGCTGATATTGGGAACGCACTAAATGTTGCATCTTATTATGTGTACTATGCTAATTCAGCAATAAATCCATTACTCTATGTGGCTACAAATCCTAATATAAGAAGAGGTATTGCTAGGATATTATTTCTGAAAAGGAAGTAA